A window from Streptomyces sp. NBC_00299 encodes these proteins:
- a CDS encoding PaaI family thioesterase — protein MTMTTAEADKILSANFAPWVLELGLSVQSVEGPRAVLRLPWSDGLAREGGALSGQALMAAADTATVIAVSAARGSYGPMTTVQQSTSFQRAVIGSDVLIEAVVTKLGRRMAFADIAMTSEASGDIAARASTVYALLG, from the coding sequence ATGACGATGACCACCGCTGAAGCCGACAAGATCCTCTCCGCCAACTTCGCCCCCTGGGTCCTCGAACTGGGCCTGTCCGTCCAGTCGGTGGAGGGCCCCCGCGCGGTCCTGCGCCTGCCCTGGTCGGACGGACTGGCCCGGGAGGGCGGCGCCCTGTCGGGCCAGGCGCTGATGGCCGCGGCCGACACCGCCACCGTGATCGCCGTGTCGGCGGCGCGCGGCTCGTACGGGCCGATGACGACGGTGCAGCAGTCGACGTCATTTCAGCGCGCGGTGATCGGTTCGGATGTCCTGATCGAAGCGGTCGTCACCAAGCTGGGCCGTCGCATGGCGTTCGCCGACATCGCGATGACCTCCGAGGCGTCGGGGGACATCGCGGCCCGGGCGAGCACGGTGTACGCGCTTCTGGGCTGA
- a CDS encoding HlyD family efflux transporter periplasmic adaptor subunit: MQFRQQALAKLQSPEELDLPVRFARPQGWLVLSVTVIVMAAASVWAVTGSVASTVGAPAILTHGQGSYILQSPVAGQVTAVLAKQGQQLPAKSPVLKVRTAEGETVVRTVAAGRVTGLAATIGQIIQTGANVAAVEKVADTKDPLYATVYVPAENAASIPDKAAVDLTVQSVPTQEYGVLRGHVESVDRAVQSAQQIAAFLGDNQLGEQFTKDGRPVAVLVKLDEKSSTESGYKWSSADGPPFSLTSMTMADASIRLADERPVDWLLP, encoded by the coding sequence GTGCAGTTCCGCCAACAGGCCCTCGCCAAGCTCCAGTCACCGGAGGAGCTCGACCTTCCGGTGCGCTTCGCCCGCCCGCAGGGCTGGCTGGTCCTCTCCGTGACCGTCATCGTCATGGCCGCCGCGTCCGTGTGGGCGGTGACCGGCTCGGTCGCCTCCACCGTCGGCGCGCCCGCCATCCTCACCCACGGGCAGGGCAGTTACATCCTGCAGAGCCCGGTCGCCGGGCAGGTCACCGCGGTCCTGGCCAAGCAGGGCCAGCAGCTGCCCGCCAAGTCCCCCGTCCTGAAGGTCCGTACGGCCGAGGGCGAGACGGTCGTCCGTACGGTCGCCGCGGGCCGGGTCACCGGGCTCGCCGCCACCATCGGGCAGATCATCCAGACCGGCGCGAACGTGGCCGCCGTGGAGAAGGTCGCCGACACCAAGGACCCGCTGTACGCGACGGTGTACGTTCCCGCCGAGAACGCGGCGTCCATCCCCGACAAGGCTGCCGTGGACCTGACCGTCCAGTCGGTGCCCACCCAGGAGTACGGCGTCCTGCGCGGCCATGTGGAGTCGGTCGACCGTGCCGTGCAGTCGGCGCAGCAGATCGCCGCGTTCCTCGGGGACAACCAGCTCGGCGAGCAGTTCACCAAGGACGGCAGGCCGGTCGCCGTACTGGTGAAGCTGGACGAGAAGTCGAGCACCGAGAGCGGCTACAAGTGGTCGTCCGCGGACGGCCCGCCCTTCTCCCTCACCTCCATGACCATG